A stretch of DNA from Micromonospora sp. NBC_01813:
GGATCGTCAATGCCGACAACCTGGTCGTCCGCTGACGAGGACCCGTTGACGAAGTCGAGGATACGCTGGCTGATCGACGCCGGTAGGTACATCGGCAGGTCGTGGGCGGCGTCGGCGACCACCTCGACCTGCGCGTCCGGCAGCAGCCTCCGCACCCGCGCGGCCACCTGGCCGGCGTCGTAGAGCTGGCTGCGCTCGCCCAGCAGCACCAAGGCCGGCACGGTGACGGTTCGCAGCACATCGTCGGTGACGGGCGGCGGTGTGGGCAGCCGGCGGCGGAAGCCGGCCGTCGCGATCACGAGGCGCATCAGGTCGTCGTCGAGCAACGTGGTGTTGTGCAGCCAACCGGCGGCGTGGCGGCGCAGCGGTCGCGGCGCGAGGCCGGCCAGACCACTGACGATCACCCAGGCGAGGAAGCGGGCGGTGACCCGGCCGAAGCCGGCCGGGTCGAGCAGGCTGACCGTCGCGACCTGCCCGGGTGCGTGGATCGCGTGCCGCAGGGCGATCCAACCGCCGTACGAGCAGCCGACCAGGTGGGCCCGGGGCACGCCGAGGCCGGCAAGGGTCTCACCGAGCCAATGGGAGAGGTCGGCTCCTCCACCGAACGCCCTGTTCTGTGTGG
This window harbors:
- a CDS encoding alpha/beta fold hydrolase — protein: MTADRISAFTSDRARARFLTAYTRTFTRLWPADHAVHDVPTSYGVTRAYRTGQPDGVPMVLLPGAGGNSLMWHHHVTRLSQDRPVIAVDPCGEPGASTQNRAFGGGADLSHWLGETLAGLGVPRAHLVGCSYGGWIALRHAIHAPGQVATVSLLDPAGFGRVTARFLAWVIVSGLAGLAPRPLRRHAAGWLHNTTLLDDDLMRLVIATAGFRRRLPTPPPVTDDVLRTVTVPALVLLGERSQLYDAGQVAARVRRLLPDAQVEVVADAAHDLPMYLPASISQRILDFVNGSSSADDQVVGIDDP